In Bacillus sp. NP247, one DNA window encodes the following:
- a CDS encoding CPBP family intramembrane glutamic endopeptidase translates to MKKQYWWVIVTYILMQLSGIAGLPLLLKTGLYDNRGFTREEKIQLITGHWAIISFFIALCVVLWLLRTDIRDRHLDKTRSTVPATIGWIFIGFFLALFSQSIAGMIEMRLLGITPGSENTARLMDIARTTPWFLIVISIIGPILEEIVFRKILFGTLYKKFNFFIAAIISSLVFAAIHFDFTHLLVYTSMGLVFAFLYVKTKRIIVPIAAHVAMNTLVAIAQVLVSNEQIQEMIKEAEKMQGFIGGFLV, encoded by the coding sequence TTGAAGAAACAATATTGGTGGGTTATCGTTACATACATTTTAATGCAGTTATCAGGCATTGCCGGGTTACCACTTCTCCTGAAAACTGGACTATACGATAATAGGGGATTTACTAGAGAGGAAAAGATTCAGCTCATAACTGGTCATTGGGCTATCATTAGCTTTTTCATTGCATTATGCGTTGTACTTTGGTTACTCAGAACAGATATTCGTGACAGGCATTTAGATAAAACGCGCTCTACTGTTCCAGCTACAATTGGGTGGATTTTTATTGGTTTCTTCTTAGCACTGTTCTCACAAAGCATTGCCGGTATGATTGAAATGCGTTTATTAGGGATTACACCGGGATCTGAAAATACAGCAAGACTTATGGACATCGCAAGAACGACACCTTGGTTCCTTATCGTCATATCTATAATAGGACCTATTTTGGAAGAAATCGTATTTAGAAAAATTTTATTCGGTACACTTTATAAGAAGTTTAACTTCTTTATTGCCGCTATCATTAGTTCACTTGTATTCGCGGCGATTCATTTTGATTTTACTCACTTATTGGTATACACTTCTATGGGGCTCGTATTCGCCTTTTTATACGTAAAGACGAAACGAATTATAGTTCCTATTGCAGCTCATGTTGCAATGAATACATTAGTTGCAATTGCTCAAGTTTTAGTGAGTAATGAACAAATTCAAGAAATGATTAAAGAAGCTGAAAAAATGCAAGGCTTTATCGGAGGATTTTTAGTATGA
- the groL gene encoding chaperonin GroEL (60 kDa chaperone family; promotes refolding of misfolded polypeptides especially under stressful conditions; forms two stacked rings of heptamers to form a barrel-shaped 14mer; ends can be capped by GroES; misfolded proteins enter the barrel where they are refolded when GroES binds) — protein MAKDIKFSEEARRSMLRGVDTLANAVKVTLGPKGRNVVLEKKFGSPLITNDGVTIAKEIELEDAFENMGAKLVAEVASKTNDVAGDGTTTATVLAQAMIREGLKNVTAGANPMGLRKGIEKAVTAAIEELKVISKPIEGKSSIAQVAAISSADEEVGQLIAEAMERVGNDGVITLEESKGFTTELDVVEGMQFDRGYASPYMITDSDKMEAVLDNPYILITDKKISNIQEILPVLEQVVQQGKPLLIIAEDVEGEALATLVVNKLRGTFNVVAVKAPGFGDRRKAMLEDIAILTGGEVITEELGRDLKSATVESLGRAGKIVVTKENTTVVEGIGNTQQIEARIGQIRAQLEETTSEFDREKLQERLAKLAGGVAVIKVGAATETELKERKLRIEDALNSTRAAVEEGIVAGGGTSLMNVYTKVASIVAEGDEATGINIVLRALEEPVRQIAINAGLEGSVVVERLKGEKVGVGFNAATGEWVNMLETGIVDPAKVTRSALQNAASVAAMFLTTEAVVADKPEPNAPAMPDVGGMGMGGMGGMM, from the coding sequence ATGGCAAAAGATATTAAATTTAGTGAAGAAGCACGTCGTTCGATGCTTCGCGGTGTCGACACTCTTGCAAACGCAGTAAAAGTAACGCTTGGGCCAAAAGGTCGTAACGTTGTACTTGAGAAAAAATTCGGTTCACCACTTATTACAAATGACGGTGTAACAATCGCAAAAGAAATCGAATTAGAAGATGCATTCGAAAACATGGGTGCGAAATTAGTAGCAGAAGTTGCTAGCAAAACAAACGATGTTGCTGGTGATGGAACGACAACTGCAACTGTATTGGCGCAAGCTATGATTCGTGAAGGTCTTAAAAACGTAACAGCTGGTGCAAACCCAATGGGTCTTCGTAAAGGTATCGAAAAAGCTGTTACTGCTGCAATTGAAGAATTAAAAGTGATTTCTAAACCAATCGAAGGTAAATCTTCTATCGCACAAGTAGCTGCTATTTCTTCGGCTGATGAAGAAGTAGGTCAATTAATCGCTGAAGCAATGGAGCGCGTTGGTAACGACGGCGTTATTACTTTAGAAGAATCTAAAGGATTCACAACAGAATTAGACGTAGTAGAAGGTATGCAATTTGATCGTGGATATGCATCTCCTTATATGATTACTGATTCTGACAAAATGGAAGCGGTTCTTGATAACCCATATATCTTAATTACTGACAAGAAGATTTCTAACATTCAAGAAATCTTACCAGTATTAGAGCAAGTGGTACAACAAGGTAAACCACTTCTTATCATTGCTGAAGATGTAGAAGGCGAAGCGTTAGCTACATTAGTAGTGAACAAACTTCGTGGTACATTCAATGTAGTAGCTGTTAAAGCTCCTGGATTTGGTGACCGTCGTAAAGCAATGCTAGAAGATATCGCAATCTTAACTGGTGGCGAAGTAATCACTGAAGAATTAGGACGTGACTTAAAATCTGCTACAGTTGAATCTTTAGGACGCGCTGGTAAAATCGTTGTAACGAAAGAAAACACAACTGTAGTTGAAGGTATTGGAAACACACAACAAATCGAAGCTCGCATCGGTCAAATCCGTGCGCAATTAGAAGAAACAACTTCTGAATTCGATCGTGAAAAATTACAAGAGCGTCTTGCTAAACTAGCAGGCGGTGTAGCAGTAATTAAAGTAGGTGCAGCAACTGAAACTGAGTTAAAAGAGCGCAAACTTCGCATTGAAGATGCACTTAACTCAACTCGTGCAGCAGTAGAAGAAGGTATCGTTGCGGGTGGTGGTACTTCACTTATGAACGTATACACGAAAGTAGCTTCTATCGTAGCTGAAGGCGACGAAGCAACAGGTATCAACATCGTACTTCGCGCACTAGAAGAGCCAGTTCGTCAAATCGCAATCAACGCTGGTCTAGAAGGATCTGTAGTTGTAGAGCGTCTAAAAGGCGAAAAAGTAGGCGTTGGTTTCAACGCAGCTACTGGCGAATGGGTTAACATGCTTGAAACTGGTATCGTAGACCCAGCTAAAGTAACTCGTTCTGCACTTCAAAACGCAGCATCTGTTGCAGCTATGTTCTTAACAACTGAAGCTGTAGTAGCTGACAAGCCAGAACCAAATGCACCAGCAATGCCTGACGTGGGCGGCATGGGCATGGGCGGTATGGGCGGAATGATGTAA
- a CDS encoding redox-sensing transcriptional repressor Rex: MDQQKIPQATAKRLPLYYRFIQNLSLSGKQRVSSAELSEAVKVDSATIRRDFSYFGALGKKGYGYNVNYLLSFFRETLDQDDITRVALIGVGNLGTAFLHYNFTKNNNTKIEMAFDVNEEKVGTEIGGIPVYHLDELEERLSTDIQVAILTVPATVAQSVADRLAETNVHGILNFTPARLNVSENIRIHHIDLAVELQTLVYFLKNYPQ, encoded by the coding sequence ATGGATCAGCAAAAAATTCCACAGGCCACTGCCAAACGATTGCCTCTATACTATCGATTTATCCAAAACTTATCTCTTTCTGGTAAGCAACGTGTTTCATCAGCCGAATTGAGTGAAGCGGTAAAGGTTGATTCCGCAACTATTCGAAGAGATTTTTCATATTTTGGAGCGTTAGGAAAAAAAGGATATGGATATAACGTAAATTATTTATTATCATTTTTCCGTGAAACACTCGACCAAGATGATATAACACGTGTGGCACTTATTGGAGTAGGTAATTTAGGGACCGCTTTCTTACATTATAATTTCACGAAAAACAATAATACAAAAATTGAAATGGCGTTTGATGTTAATGAAGAGAAAGTTGGAACAGAAATCGGAGGAATTCCTGTATATCATTTGGATGAATTAGAAGAACGTTTATCAACTGATATACAAGTGGCAATATTAACGGTACCCGCTACAGTAGCGCAATCTGTGGCAGATAGATTGGCAGAAACAAACGTACATGGTATTTTAAATTTCACACCAGCACGCTTAAATGTGTCAGAGAATATAAGAATTCATCACATTGATTTAGCTGTAGAGTTACAAACGCTTGTTTACTTTTTGAAGAATTATCCACAATAA
- a CDS encoding YdiK family protein: protein MRNSPLFMAALYFLLGCIFTRFAITNVTDTIWNMWTILFAVMATIDFNLALRLILVKFTKKKQ, encoded by the coding sequence ATGAGAAACTCACCATTGTTCATGGCTGCATTGTACTTTCTTCTTGGATGTATCTTTACACGCTTCGCCATTACGAACGTAACAGATACAATCTGGAATATGTGGACAATACTATTTGCAGTTATGGCAACAATTGATTTTAATTTGGCACTTCGCCTTATATTAGTTAAATTCACAAAGAAAAAACAATAA
- the ampS gene encoding aminopeptidase AmpS → MKKIFNPFTYVRKIRQLIEKLVKSVRKSIRIQLITTFAACALLGVFFAKGAAPFFENANRQATVDYRSGMQQINYQAQRAANSSVHENKLEAISNMIETENQNLERGNRALKILVTDESGKVLYKTKQAQEEQIDLHNTIRNAASFAINYSNGQDIFENTRKEFIAFSPITIEDKNLYMFVSGIPDGVVIYNTQEGPFPFFIGVLVFIFSFFYITKRKMKQIEAMAAGVKEIEKGNLAYRIEKKGEDEIAALTENINNMAEELMNNIEKERKLEKQKNELITNVSHDLRTPLTSIMGYLRLLRDSKYENKEQHDEYTRIAFAKSEQLKNLIEDLFEYTKLTNEQVVLEKQEVCINELLEQLIEELVPQAEEHGLAFVKRFPEERAYASIDSEKVVRVFDNLLMNAIKYSKDDGEIKVSLQRQRRDIQIVIANHSEEFTREELGNLFERFYKKDQSRSRVTEGSGLGLAIAKSIVELQGGSIRAEYEEGIIRFIVSLPIIEK, encoded by the coding sequence TTGAAAAAGATATTTAATCCGTTTACTTATGTAAGGAAAATAAGACAATTAATTGAGAAATTAGTAAAGAGTGTACGAAAGAGTATAAGAATTCAATTGATTACTACTTTTGCTGCTTGTGCGTTATTAGGAGTCTTTTTTGCAAAGGGAGCTGCACCATTTTTTGAGAATGCGAATCGTCAAGCGACTGTCGATTATCGGTCTGGTATGCAACAAATTAATTATCAAGCTCAAAGAGCAGCAAATAGTTCGGTTCATGAAAATAAATTAGAAGCTATATCCAATATGATTGAAACGGAGAATCAAAATTTAGAGCGAGGAAATAGAGCTTTAAAAATACTGGTTACTGATGAAAGTGGTAAAGTTTTATATAAAACAAAGCAGGCGCAAGAAGAGCAAATCGATTTGCACAATACAATTCGTAATGCAGCATCATTTGCGATCAACTATTCAAATGGTCAAGATATATTTGAAAATACGAGAAAAGAATTTATAGCTTTTTCACCTATTACAATAGAAGATAAGAATTTATATATGTTCGTTAGTGGAATTCCGGATGGTGTAGTAATCTATAATACGCAAGAAGGACCGTTTCCGTTTTTCATAGGTGTACTTGTGTTCATTTTCTCTTTCTTCTATATAACAAAAAGAAAGATGAAGCAAATTGAAGCGATGGCAGCAGGTGTAAAGGAAATAGAAAAAGGAAACTTAGCGTACCGTATTGAGAAAAAGGGTGAAGATGAGATTGCAGCTTTAACTGAGAATATTAACAATATGGCAGAAGAGCTTATGAATAATATAGAAAAAGAGCGTAAATTAGAAAAGCAGAAAAACGAGCTTATTACGAATGTATCTCATGATTTACGTACACCACTTACTTCTATTATGGGTTACTTGAGATTACTTCGAGATTCTAAATATGAAAATAAAGAACAACATGATGAATATACAAGAATTGCTTTTGCAAAGTCGGAGCAGTTAAAGAATTTAATAGAAGATTTATTTGAGTATACGAAGTTAACAAATGAGCAAGTTGTATTAGAAAAACAAGAAGTATGTATAAATGAGTTACTTGAGCAATTAATAGAAGAGTTAGTACCACAGGCGGAAGAGCATGGACTTGCGTTTGTTAAGAGATTTCCTGAGGAACGTGCATATGCATCGATTGATTCGGAGAAGGTGGTTCGTGTATTTGATAATTTACTAATGAATGCGATTAAGTATAGTAAAGATGATGGAGAGATAAAAGTTTCTCTTCAAAGGCAACGCAGGGATATACAAATTGTAATTGCGAATCATAGTGAAGAGTTTACGAGAGAAGAGTTAGGGAATTTGTTTGAACGTTTTTATAAGAAGGATCAATCTCGAAGTAGAGTAACAGAAGGTTCGGGGCTCGGGTTAGCAATTGCGAAAAGTATTGTTGAGTTACAAGGTGGTAGTATTCGAGCTGAATATGAGGAAGGTATTATTCGATTTATCGTTTCGTTACCTATTATAGAAAAATAA
- the groES gene encoding co-chaperone GroES, whose protein sequence is MLKPLGDRVVIELVQAEEKTASGIVLPETAKEKPQEGKVIAVGTGRVLENGERVALEVAAGDLIIFSKYAGTEVKYEGTDYLILRESDILAIIG, encoded by the coding sequence ATGCTAAAGCCATTAGGTGATCGCGTTGTAATTGAACTTGTTCAAGCAGAAGAAAAAACAGCAAGTGGTATTGTATTACCAGAAACTGCAAAAGAAAAACCACAAGAGGGTAAAGTTATTGCAGTAGGTACTGGCCGAGTGCTTGAAAATGGTGAGCGTGTTGCTTTAGAGGTAGCAGCAGGTGATCTTATCATCTTCTCAAAATATGCAGGTACTGAAGTGAAATACGAAGGTACAGACTACTTGATTTTACGTGAAAGTGACATTTTAGCAATTATCGGTTAA
- a CDS encoding response regulator transcription factor: MAGETILVVDDEKEIRHLITIYLKNEGYKVLQAGDGEEGLRLLEENEVHLVVLDIMMPKVDGIHMCMKVRESKEMPIIMLSAKTQDMDKILGLTTGADDYVTKPFNPLELIARIKSQLRRYMKMNGFAIQNEDELEIGEMKINISTHTVIVDGEEVKLTPREFSILELLVRNPGMVFSAEQIYEKVWNERSFQSDNTVMVHIRKVREKIEENPRKPRYIKTVWGVGYKVEKDI; the protein is encoded by the coding sequence GTGGCTGGAGAAACAATACTTGTCGTAGATGATGAAAAAGAAATTAGGCACCTTATTACAATATATTTAAAGAATGAAGGATATAAAGTACTGCAAGCAGGGGACGGAGAAGAAGGGTTACGTTTACTAGAAGAAAATGAAGTACATCTAGTCGTATTAGATATTATGATGCCGAAAGTAGATGGTATTCACATGTGTATGAAAGTAAGAGAATCGAAAGAAATGCCGATTATTATGCTTTCTGCGAAAACGCAAGATATGGACAAAATTTTAGGATTAACTACAGGTGCAGATGATTACGTAACGAAACCATTTAACCCGTTAGAGCTAATCGCAAGAATTAAATCTCAGTTACGTCGTTATATGAAGATGAATGGTTTTGCGATTCAAAATGAGGACGAGTTAGAAATTGGAGAGATGAAAATAAACATCTCCACTCATACAGTCATTGTGGATGGAGAAGAAGTGAAACTGACCCCGAGGGAATTTTCAATTTTAGAATTACTAGTTCGTAATCCGGGGATGGTCTTTAGTGCGGAACAAATTTATGAAAAGGTTTGGAACGAAAGATCCTTCCAGTCGGATAACACGGTAATGGTTCATATTCGGAAAGTGCGTGAAAAGATTGAGGAGAATCCAAGGAAGCCTAGATATATAAAAACAGTATGGGGAGTGGGGTATAAGGTTGAAAAAGATATTTAA
- the guaA gene encoding glutamine-hydrolyzing GMP synthase — MKKQHDTIIVLDFGSQYNQLIARRIREFGVYSELHPHTITAEEIKAMNPKGIIFSGGPNSVYGEGALHCDEKIFELGLPIFGICYGMQLMTQQFGGKVERANHREYGKAVLKVENESELYANLPEEQVVWMSHGDLVTGLPEGFVVDATSESCPIAGMSNEDKNLYGVQFHPEVRHSEHGNDLIKNFVFGVCGCSEGWNMENFIEVELEKIRETVGDKKVLCALSGGVDSSVVAVLIHKAIGDQLTCIFVDHGLLRKDEAEGVMKTFSEGFHMNVIKVDAQERFMNKLKGVEDPEQKRKIIGNEFIYVFDDEASKLQGMDFLAQGTLYTDIVESGTATAQTIKSHHNVGGLPEDMQFKLIEPLNTLFKDEVRVLGSELGIPDEIVWRQPFPGPGLGIRVLGEITEEKLEIVRESDAILREEIIKAGLDREVWQYFTALPGMRSVGVMGDERTYDYTVGIRAVTSIDGMTADWARIPWDVLEKISVRIVNEVKHVNRIVYDITSKPPATIEWE, encoded by the coding sequence TTGAAGAAACAGCATGATACAATTATCGTTTTAGATTTTGGGAGTCAGTACAATCAGTTGATAGCACGTCGAATTCGTGAGTTCGGTGTATACAGTGAACTTCATCCACATACAATTACTGCAGAAGAAATTAAAGCGATGAATCCGAAAGGGATTATCTTCTCTGGTGGACCAAATAGTGTATACGGTGAAGGTGCATTACATTGTGATGAAAAAATCTTTGAACTAGGATTGCCGATTTTCGGTATTTGTTACGGTATGCAACTTATGACACAACAGTTCGGTGGTAAAGTAGAACGTGCAAACCACCGTGAGTACGGAAAAGCTGTTCTTAAAGTAGAGAACGAATCAGAATTATATGCGAACCTTCCAGAAGAGCAAGTTGTATGGATGAGCCATGGTGACTTAGTAACTGGTTTACCTGAAGGATTCGTAGTAGACGCAACAAGTGAGTCTTGTCCAATTGCTGGTATGAGCAATGAAGACAAAAACTTATACGGTGTACAATTCCACCCAGAAGTACGTCACTCTGAGCACGGTAACGATTTAATTAAAAACTTCGTATTCGGCGTATGTGGTTGTTCTGAAGGATGGAACATGGAGAACTTTATCGAAGTAGAATTAGAGAAAATCCGTGAAACTGTTGGAGACAAAAAAGTATTATGCGCACTTAGTGGCGGTGTAGACTCTTCCGTTGTAGCAGTATTAATTCATAAAGCGATCGGTGACCAATTAACATGTATTTTCGTGGACCACGGTTTACTTCGTAAAGATGAAGCAGAAGGTGTTATGAAAACATTTAGCGAAGGCTTCCATATGAACGTTATTAAAGTGGATGCACAAGAGCGCTTCATGAACAAGTTAAAAGGTGTAGAAGATCCAGAACAAAAACGTAAAATCATCGGTAATGAATTCATTTACGTATTTGATGATGAAGCTTCTAAATTACAAGGAATGGACTTCCTAGCGCAAGGTACACTTTACACGGACATCGTTGAAAGTGGTACAGCAACTGCACAAACAATTAAATCTCACCATAATGTTGGTGGACTTCCTGAAGACATGCAGTTCAAATTAATTGAGCCTTTAAACACTTTATTTAAAGATGAAGTACGTGTATTAGGATCAGAACTAGGAATTCCTGATGAAATCGTATGGCGTCAACCGTTCCCAGGTCCAGGACTTGGTATTCGTGTATTAGGTGAAATTACAGAAGAGAAATTAGAAATCGTTCGTGAATCTGATGCGATTTTACGTGAAGAAATTATAAAAGCAGGATTAGACCGTGAAGTTTGGCAATACTTCACTGCGCTACCTGGTATGCGTAGTGTAGGTGTTATGGGTGACGAGCGTACTTACGATTACACAGTAGGTATTCGTGCAGTAACATCTATCGACGGTATGACAGCTGACTGGGCACGTATCCCTTGGGACGTATTAGAGAAAATCTCTGTACGTATCGTAAACGAAGTAAAACACGTTAACCGTATCGTGTATGATATAACGAGTAAGCCACCAGCAACTATTGAGTGGGAATAG
- a CDS encoding ABC-F family ATP-binding cassette domain-containing protein, translating into MILLQVNGLSKLYGAETILANIKLEVQTKDRIALVGRNGAGKSTLLKIMAGELSHDGGEIIKPKDVSMGYLAQNTGLETSLTIWDEMLTVFTHLQQMETKLRRLEQEMGKEENFSNAAIYEKLLADYDQLQLDYKDQGGYQYEADIRSILSGLGFPVETHQTTISTLSGGQKTRLALGKLLLTKPDLLILDEPTNHLDIETLTWLEQYLQGYPGAILIVSHDRYFLDKLVTQVYEISNKESRRFVGNYSKYLDSKSALYEQEMKRYEKQQDEISKLEDFVQKNIARASTTKRAQSRRKQLDRMEVLARPLGDSKSASFHFDIEKQSGNDVLQVKDATIGYDEDPIIEHVTMRLTRGDSVALVGPNGIGKSTLLKSLVNKLPLLNGDVSFGSNVSVGYYDQEQANLTSSKRVLNELWDEYPLQPEKEIRTILGNFLFTGDDVLKPVSSLSGGQKARLALAKLMMQKSNLLILDEPTNHLDLNSKEILENALIDYPGTLLFVSHDRYFINRVTTTVVELSTEGAQEYLGDYDYYVDKKNEMIERAAFEQQEQQENQAPVQKTVAQEKLNYLEEKERKQLERQRTRKIEELEQNIVSLEEEIATLEDQLCLPEIYADYEKASEITTKKQTLQEQLEACMAEWEEMHI; encoded by the coding sequence TTGATATTATTACAAGTGAATGGACTTTCGAAATTATACGGTGCAGAAACGATTCTTGCAAACATAAAATTGGAAGTACAAACAAAAGATCGTATCGCATTAGTCGGACGAAATGGAGCCGGAAAATCTACATTATTAAAAATAATGGCTGGCGAGTTATCTCATGATGGTGGTGAAATTATAAAACCGAAAGATGTCTCAATGGGGTATTTAGCTCAAAATACCGGATTAGAAACGTCTTTAACAATTTGGGATGAAATGTTAACCGTCTTTACACACTTGCAGCAGATGGAGACAAAACTTCGAAGGCTAGAGCAAGAGATGGGAAAAGAAGAAAACTTTTCAAATGCGGCTATATACGAGAAATTATTAGCTGATTATGACCAATTACAATTAGATTATAAAGATCAAGGTGGCTATCAGTATGAAGCAGATATACGCTCGATTTTAAGCGGTCTTGGCTTCCCAGTTGAAACACATCAGACGACAATTTCTACATTAAGTGGTGGACAAAAAACGAGATTAGCTCTTGGGAAATTATTATTAACGAAACCAGACTTACTTATTTTAGACGAACCTACAAACCATTTGGATATTGAGACACTAACATGGCTTGAACAATATTTACAAGGCTATCCTGGCGCGATTTTAATCGTTTCCCATGACCGTTATTTCTTAGATAAACTTGTTACACAAGTATACGAAATTTCTAATAAGGAAAGCCGACGATTTGTTGGTAACTACAGTAAATATTTAGACTCAAAATCAGCTCTATACGAGCAAGAGATGAAACGTTATGAAAAACAACAAGATGAAATTTCTAAACTGGAAGACTTTGTGCAAAAAAATATTGCTCGTGCATCTACGACAAAACGTGCTCAAAGTCGCCGTAAACAATTAGACAGAATGGAAGTATTAGCTAGACCATTAGGCGATTCTAAATCAGCTTCCTTCCACTTCGATATTGAAAAACAAAGTGGAAATGATGTTTTACAAGTTAAAGATGCAACTATTGGCTATGATGAAGATCCGATTATTGAACATGTAACTATGCGCTTAACTCGTGGGGATAGTGTTGCTTTAGTTGGACCGAACGGAATTGGGAAATCCACATTGTTAAAATCACTTGTGAATAAGTTACCTCTACTAAATGGTGATGTTTCTTTCGGGTCAAATGTATCTGTTGGTTATTATGATCAAGAGCAAGCTAACTTAACATCTTCTAAGCGAGTTTTAAATGAACTATGGGATGAATATCCCCTGCAACCTGAAAAAGAAATTCGCACTATACTAGGCAACTTTTTATTCACAGGGGATGATGTACTAAAACCAGTATCTTCTCTTAGTGGTGGACAAAAGGCTCGACTAGCTCTTGCAAAACTTATGATGCAAAAATCCAATTTATTAATTCTCGATGAGCCAACAAACCATCTTGATTTAAATAGTAAAGAGATTTTGGAGAATGCTTTAATTGATTACCCAGGTACTCTTCTATTCGTCTCTCATGACCGCTACTTTATTAATCGCGTAACGACAACGGTTGTTGAGTTATCAACAGAAGGTGCGCAAGAGTATTTAGGTGATTACGATTACTATGTGGATAAGAAAAATGAAATGATTGAACGCGCAGCATTTGAACAACAAGAACAGCAAGAAAATCAGGCACCAGTTCAAAAAACTGTAGCTCAAGAAAAATTAAATTATCTCGAAGAAAAAGAGCGTAAACAATTAGAACGTCAACGCACTCGAAAAATTGAAGAACTAGAACAAAACATCGTAAGCTTAGAAGAAGAAATTGCTACGTTAGAGGACCAGCTTTGCTTACCAGAAATATATGCAGATTATGAAAAGGCTAGTGAAATTACAACTAAAAAACAAACACTACAAGAACAGCTTGAAGCTTGTATGGCAGAATGGGAAGAAATGCATATATAA
- a CDS encoding NCS2 family permease produces MKRYFQFDELGTNYKTEFIAGLTTFLSMAYVLFVNPATLSLGNVKGLPAGTGMDPGAVFVATALAAAIGSLIMGIFAKYPIALAPGMGINAFFAYTAVLTMGIPWQTAIAGTLMSGIIFIILTASGIREKIINAIPVELKFAVAAGIGLFIAFLGFQNAGIIVKNDAVLVGLGDLTKGTTLLAIFGVVTTIIFMIKKINGAVFYGMILTAILGVATGLIDTPKAVVGAIPSLEPTFGVALTHFGDIFTVEMGIVIITFFFIDFFDTAGTLVAVANQAGLMKNNKLPRAGKALFADAIATVIGAILGTSTTTSYIESSAGVAAGGRSGFTAVVTAGFFLLALFFSPLLSVVTPAVTAPALIIVGILMVSSLGEIDWKKFEIAVPAFFTIISMPLTYSIATGIAIGFIFYPITMVVSGRRKEIHPIMYVMGVLFVLYFIYVRK; encoded by the coding sequence ATGAAACGCTATTTTCAGTTTGATGAGCTCGGTACGAATTATAAGACTGAGTTCATAGCAGGGTTAACGACATTTCTATCTATGGCTTACGTACTATTTGTCAATCCTGCTACGCTGTCGCTTGGAAATGTTAAAGGGTTACCAGCAGGTACAGGAATGGATCCAGGTGCAGTATTCGTTGCTACAGCATTAGCAGCGGCGATTGGTTCGTTAATTATGGGGATATTTGCGAAGTATCCGATTGCTTTAGCGCCAGGTATGGGAATAAACGCGTTCTTTGCTTATACAGCGGTGTTAACGATGGGAATTCCGTGGCAAACGGCGATTGCTGGAACATTAATGTCAGGTATTATCTTTATTATTCTTACTGCTTCAGGTATTCGTGAAAAAATCATTAATGCAATTCCAGTAGAGTTAAAGTTTGCAGTAGCGGCGGGTATTGGATTATTCATTGCCTTCCTTGGATTCCAAAACGCTGGAATTATCGTAAAGAATGATGCTGTTCTTGTTGGGTTGGGGGACTTAACAAAGGGCACAACGTTACTAGCAATCTTCGGAGTTGTTACTACAATCATTTTCATGATTAAAAAAATAAATGGTGCAGTTTTCTACGGCATGATTCTTACGGCGATCTTAGGAGTAGCGACTGGATTAATTGATACACCGAAAGCTGTAGTGGGAGCAATACCGAGTCTAGAACCAACGTTCGGGGTAGCGTTAACTCACTTTGGAGACATTTTTACTGTTGAAATGGGTATTGTTATTATAACGTTCTTCTTTATCGATTTCTTTGATACAGCAGGTACGCTCGTGGCGGTTGCGAATCAAGCGGGATTAATGAAGAACAATAAATTACCACGTGCAGGAAAAGCACTATTTGCAGATGCGATTGCAACTGTAATCGGTGCGATCTTAGGTACGTCGACAACAACGTCTTATATTGAATCTTCTGCAGGGGTAGCAGCGGGTGGACGTTCTGGATTTACAGCAGTTGTAACAGCAGGGTTCTTCTTACTGGCACTATTCTTCTCGCCGCTATTAAGTGTTGTGACACCAGCTGTAACAGCGCCAGCATTAATTATTGTAGGAATCTTGATGGTTTCATCTTTAGGAGAAATTGATTGGAAGAAATTCGAGATTGCAGTACCAGCATTCTTTACTATCATTTCAATGCCACTTACGTATAGTATCGCAACAGGAATTGCAATCGGATTTATCTTCTATCCAATTACAATGGTTGTGAGTGGCCGTCGTAAAGAGATTCATCCAATTATGTATGTTATGGGAGTTTTATTTGTACTATATTTCATCTACGTTCGTAAATAA